The Streptomyces kanamyceticus genome window below encodes:
- a CDS encoding ArsR/SmtB family transcription factor: MKRIHFTAADLARTRVATTIGVAAETFDSVRLLTNRGSGPAFRRWHVSVRGRVGEQAGPLAALMPHRGPLFDAMSVMGDTASVDEAVDNLMAAPRALLRVELENIDVHPAARSWAQALRDGDREARLQVATALRACHNATVAPYWSRVRSHLSEVRAGYVATMADGGVERLLATLCEPLVRWRPPVLEVVHASDADIHLRGRGLVIAPTVFSTWQVELLYPPLDPDRAPTLAVPTLDEALLETTLWESAGELTAPPLEGLLGRTRAAVLSASVEGCGTTELARRLNISPATASHHAAALRNARLVTSRREGKAVLHTATSLGIALLGHGTLA, encoded by the coding sequence GTGAAACGCATTCACTTCACGGCGGCGGATCTGGCGCGGACCCGCGTGGCCACGACGATCGGCGTGGCGGCGGAGACCTTCGACAGCGTGCGGCTGTTGACGAACCGCGGGTCCGGTCCCGCCTTCCGCCGCTGGCACGTATCGGTACGCGGGCGGGTGGGCGAACAGGCAGGCCCGCTCGCCGCGTTGATGCCCCACCGCGGTCCGCTGTTCGACGCGATGAGCGTGATGGGAGACACGGCATCCGTCGACGAGGCGGTGGACAACCTCATGGCGGCTCCTCGCGCCCTGCTGCGTGTCGAACTGGAGAACATCGACGTCCACCCCGCGGCCCGATCCTGGGCCCAGGCCCTGAGGGACGGGGACCGGGAGGCTCGCCTCCAGGTGGCCACGGCTCTCAGGGCGTGCCACAACGCCACCGTCGCCCCCTACTGGAGCAGGGTGCGCTCCCATCTGAGCGAGGTCCGGGCCGGGTACGTGGCCACGATGGCCGACGGCGGGGTCGAGCGGCTCCTGGCCACGCTCTGCGAACCGTTGGTCCGTTGGCGGCCGCCCGTGCTCGAAGTGGTCCACGCGAGCGATGCGGACATCCACTTGCGGGGGCGAGGTCTCGTCATCGCGCCGACCGTGTTCTCCACATGGCAGGTCGAGCTTCTGTACCCGCCGCTGGATCCGGACCGGGCACCGACCCTGGCCGTCCCCACCCTGGACGAGGCCTTGCTCGAAACCACGCTGTGGGAGAGCGCCGGTGAGCTCACCGCTCCGCCACTGGAGGGTCTGCTGGGGCGCACCAGGGCCGCCGTGCTGAGCGCGTCCGTCGAGGGCTGCGGCACCACGGAGCTGGCCCGCCGCCTGAACATCTCCCCGGCGACCGCGAGTCACCACGCCGCCGCGCTGCGCAATGCCCGCCTGGTCACCTCCCGGCGCGAGGGCAAGGCGGTCCTCCACACGGCCACGTCCTTGGGCATCGCCCTGCTGGGACACGGCACCCTCGCCTGA
- a CDS encoding DeoR/GlpR family DNA-binding transcription regulator: MGTSDRADVREERRRRIRESVVANGFVRAADLADAFDVSLMTIHRDLDFLQSQGWLRKVRGGATGLPSAHFHGSVAERMSTMAQTKQHLARAAARELVPGQTVLLDDSTTCLHLTRLLTERTPLTVITNSLPAITALAKEPGVSLIALGGNYFPAYDAFMGLHTADSVEAFRADVLFMSTTAVTRGRCYHTSPETVQVKRAMMAAATRRILLADHTKFTRDGLYALAPLSDFDLLVVDDGLAREEVRSIRQAGTEVRVVPRA, translated from the coding sequence ATGGGAACGAGCGACCGGGCGGACGTCCGCGAGGAGCGGCGCCGGCGCATCCGCGAATCGGTGGTCGCGAACGGCTTCGTCCGCGCGGCCGACCTCGCCGACGCGTTCGACGTCAGCCTGATGACGATCCACCGCGACCTGGACTTCCTGCAGTCGCAGGGCTGGCTGCGCAAGGTGCGCGGCGGGGCGACGGGGCTGCCGTCCGCGCACTTCCACGGCAGCGTCGCCGAACGCATGTCGACGATGGCGCAGACGAAACAGCACCTCGCGCGGGCGGCCGCGCGCGAACTGGTGCCCGGGCAGACGGTGCTGCTCGACGACAGCACCACCTGTCTGCATCTGACGCGCCTGCTCACCGAGCGCACCCCGCTGACGGTGATCACCAATTCGCTGCCCGCGATCACGGCGCTCGCCAAGGAACCCGGCGTCTCACTGATCGCCCTGGGCGGCAACTACTTCCCGGCGTACGACGCCTTCATGGGCCTGCACACCGCGGACAGCGTCGAGGCGTTTCGCGCGGACGTCCTCTTCATGTCGACGACCGCGGTGACTCGGGGCCGCTGCTACCACACGTCACCGGAGACGGTGCAGGTCAAGCGCGCGATGATGGCGGCGGCGACGCGCCGGATCCTCCTCGCCGACCACACGAAGTTCACCCGCGACGGCCTGTACGCACTGGCGCCGCTGTCGGACTTCGACCTCTTGGTGGTGGACGACGGCCTGGCGCGGGAAGAAGTCCGGTCGATCAGGCAGGCCGGTACGGAGGTACGCGTGGTGCCACGGGCCTGA
- a CDS encoding MFS transporter, with translation MTNTPSSVFTRLGIPPALSWGYLGLLIFMTGVGVEAGYLSPYLAGLGIPAADVAMIFTVYGVTGAVAAWFAGALSDLWGPRRVMWLGLVAFVVTHVFFLTVAIPSKAYPLLLLGYGLRGLAFPLFAYAFLVWIAAVAPQRQMGSAMGWFWSAFSAGLPTLGSLTASLLIPHVGELGTLWAALGVVVVGGLVPLLLIRERTGSARLAPPGESPLTGLVGSLTILYREPRVGAGAAVRMLNTASQFGFLVMLPAWFVTEIGLSNAQWLRLLALMFATNIVTNLLFGVVGDKVGWRTTVAWFGGVGCTLSTLVLYYVPSAVGSQYALCVLVAVLYGATLSGYVPLSALMTAIAPAHKGQAMAALNLGAGASTFVGPLVVSLFLGPLGVGGVVWIFAGCHAVSAVLTLALRTTTPAADSAVRLPQPLPADDRAPVGAPATKGL, from the coding sequence ATGACGAACACCCCGAGTTCCGTCTTCACACGACTCGGCATTCCGCCCGCCCTCTCCTGGGGATATCTGGGTCTCCTGATCTTCATGACCGGCGTCGGCGTCGAGGCGGGCTACCTCTCGCCGTACCTCGCGGGCCTCGGCATCCCGGCCGCCGACGTCGCGATGATCTTCACCGTGTACGGCGTCACGGGCGCCGTCGCCGCCTGGTTCGCCGGGGCGCTCTCCGACCTCTGGGGGCCGCGCCGCGTCATGTGGCTCGGCCTCGTCGCCTTCGTCGTCACCCACGTCTTCTTCCTGACGGTGGCGATCCCCAGCAAGGCGTACCCGCTGCTGCTCCTCGGCTACGGACTGCGCGGCCTCGCCTTCCCGCTCTTCGCGTACGCCTTCCTGGTGTGGATCGCCGCGGTCGCCCCGCAGCGTCAGATGGGCAGCGCCATGGGCTGGTTCTGGTCGGCGTTCTCCGCCGGTCTGCCCACGCTCGGCTCGCTCACCGCCAGCCTCCTCATCCCGCACGTCGGGGAGCTCGGCACGCTGTGGGCCGCGCTCGGCGTGGTCGTCGTCGGCGGGCTCGTACCGCTACTCCTGATCCGGGAACGGACCGGCTCCGCGCGCCTGGCGCCGCCGGGGGAGAGCCCGCTGACCGGGCTCGTCGGCAGCCTGACGATCCTGTACCGGGAGCCGCGGGTGGGCGCGGGGGCGGCGGTGCGGATGCTCAACACCGCGTCCCAGTTCGGCTTCCTGGTGATGCTGCCCGCCTGGTTCGTCACGGAGATCGGACTCAGCAACGCGCAGTGGCTGCGACTGCTCGCCCTGATGTTCGCCACCAACATCGTCACGAACCTGCTCTTCGGCGTCGTCGGCGACAAGGTCGGCTGGCGCACCACCGTCGCCTGGTTCGGCGGCGTCGGCTGCACCCTGTCCACGCTCGTCCTGTACTACGTGCCGTCCGCCGTCGGCTCGCAGTACGCCCTGTGCGTCCTGGTCGCCGTGCTCTACGGCGCGACGCTCTCCGGGTACGTGCCGCTCTCCGCGCTGATGACCGCCATCGCGCCCGCCCACAAGGGGCAGGCCATGGCGGCCCTGAACCTGGGCGCGGGCGCCTCGACCTTCGTGGGCCCCCTCGTCGTCAGCCTCTTCCTCGGGCCGCTCGGGGTCGGCGGCGTCGTGTGGATCTTCGCCGGGTGCCACGCGGTCAGCGCCGTCCTCACCCTGGCGCTGCGGACCACTACCCCCGCCGCCGACTCCGCGGTACGCCTGCCACAGCCGCTTCCCGCCGACGACCGGGCACCCGTCGGCGCCCCCGCCACGAAGGGACTGTGA
- a CDS encoding FGGY-family carbohydrate kinase, whose product MSVLAIDVGTTMIKSVVFDDQGTELAVSRLATEVHRRHPGWAEQDMDTVWNAVVYTVRNALSDVTDPVWLVTFTAQGDGAWLVDAAGRPTGPAILWSDGRAGDILTRWQREGVLEEAFRRNGSLTCSGMPNAIFSWLGSHDPQRLARSAASLTAAGWLFLRLTGVAATDESDASAPFLDHATGDYDPAIVDLFGLTSYARLLPEVLGEQERISEITSQAAAQLGLPAGLPVVMAPYDIASTARGAGVVNPGQACGILGTTLCTEIVRKDVDTSGEPSGINIAYRGRERVLRAFPTLNGAEVLTWASRALHVEGPPELADLAFTSEPGARGLMFLPYLSPAGERAPFLDPRARGAFWGLSLEHTRADIARAVFDGLSLVLRDSLVASRTAVTELRLCGGGANSAEWCALIADATGVPTARSADTELGAKGAFLTGLVLSGAESSMHSAAAKYVRMRSSWEPDPERSAYYADLYESFLSWRTLARDAGWAAGAAPFPGPRTAHEQGAPRV is encoded by the coding sequence ATGTCCGTACTCGCCATCGACGTCGGCACCACGATGATCAAGTCGGTCGTCTTCGACGACCAGGGCACCGAGCTGGCCGTGTCGCGCCTGGCCACCGAGGTGCACCGCCGCCACCCCGGCTGGGCCGAGCAGGACATGGACACGGTGTGGAACGCCGTCGTCTACACCGTCCGCAACGCGCTCTCCGACGTCACCGACCCCGTCTGGCTGGTGACGTTCACCGCGCAGGGCGACGGCGCCTGGCTCGTCGACGCCGCGGGCAGGCCCACCGGGCCCGCGATCCTCTGGTCCGACGGGCGCGCGGGCGACATCCTCACCCGCTGGCAGCGCGAGGGCGTCCTCGAAGAGGCCTTCCGCCGCAACGGCTCCCTCACCTGCAGCGGCATGCCCAACGCGATCTTCAGCTGGCTCGGCTCGCACGACCCGCAGCGGCTCGCCCGCTCGGCCGCGTCGCTGACGGCCGCGGGCTGGCTGTTCCTGCGCCTGACCGGCGTCGCCGCCACGGACGAGTCCGACGCCTCCGCGCCCTTCCTCGACCACGCCACCGGCGACTACGACCCCGCCATCGTCGACCTGTTCGGCCTCACCTCCTACGCCCGCCTGCTGCCCGAGGTCCTCGGCGAGCAGGAGCGCATCAGCGAGATCACCTCCCAGGCGGCGGCCCAACTCGGCCTGCCCGCAGGGCTTCCCGTCGTCATGGCGCCCTACGACATCGCCTCCACGGCCCGTGGCGCGGGCGTCGTCAACCCGGGCCAGGCGTGCGGCATCCTCGGCACCACGCTGTGCACGGAGATCGTCCGCAAGGACGTCGACACCAGCGGCGAACCGTCCGGCATCAACATCGCCTACCGCGGCCGCGAACGCGTCCTGCGCGCCTTCCCCACCCTCAACGGCGCCGAGGTGCTCACCTGGGCGTCGCGCGCGCTGCACGTCGAAGGGCCGCCGGAACTCGCGGACCTCGCGTTCACCTCCGAACCCGGCGCCCGCGGCCTGATGTTCCTGCCCTACCTCTCCCCGGCCGGTGAGCGGGCGCCCTTCCTCGACCCGCGCGCTCGTGGCGCCTTCTGGGGCCTCTCCCTCGAACACACCAGGGCCGACATCGCCCGCGCCGTCTTCGACGGGCTCTCCCTCGTGCTGCGCGACTCCCTCGTCGCCTCGCGCACGGCCGTCACGGAGCTGCGGCTGTGCGGCGGTGGAGCCAACAGCGCCGAGTGGTGCGCGCTCATCGCGGACGCGACCGGGGTGCCCACGGCCCGCTCAGCGGACACCGAACTCGGCGCCAAGGGCGCCTTCCTCACCGGCCTCGTCCTCAGCGGCGCCGAGTCCAGCATGCACAGCGCGGCCGCCAAGTACGTCCGGATGCGCAGCAGTTGGGAGCCGGACCCGGAGCGCTCCGCCTACTACGCGGACCTCTACGAGTCGTTCCTGTCCTGGCGGACCCTGGCGCGCGACGCGGGCTGGGCCGCGGGGGCCGCCCCCTTCCCCGGACCCCGTACGGCACACGAACAAGGAGCCCCCCGTGTCTGA
- a CDS encoding FGGY-family carbohydrate kinase yields MSEQLPPDAVWLGLDLGTQSARCVAVDSTGEVLAAASRPLASRREGNRHEQDPEQWWSALAAACREALSGIDADRIRGLAIDGTSGTILLADASGTPLTPGLMYDDGRAAEQAARANAAGDDVWRELGYRSMQPSWALPKLLWLLEHGTATAGTGAARLLHQPDLITWRLAGHQVPSDASHALKTGYHLAEERWPHREFAELGVPEGLLPDVVRPGSVLGTVCAAAAEATGIPEGTAIVAGMTDGCAAQIGAGALTPGAWNSVLGTTLVFKGMSPHLVRDPGGVVYCHRGPGDSWLPGGASSSGAGVVAREFPGADLDELTVLASESDTDAVAYPLVSTGGERFPFRAPDAAPFVIGAPANEAERFHAHLLGVACVERLCFDYLDLIGAPVDGPLTLTGGGARNRYWNRLRADVLGRPVWIPEQAEGAIGMAVLAATSSGVPVQDAAAEMVRIGEEVFPDPACTARWAPVYLDFVDALVERGWLDAAVAAHARERAHRTRATQERAAQERAAQERAGQ; encoded by the coding sequence GTGTCTGAGCAACTGCCCCCGGACGCCGTCTGGCTCGGCCTCGACCTCGGCACCCAGAGCGCCCGCTGCGTCGCCGTCGACTCCACCGGCGAGGTGCTCGCCGCCGCGTCCAGGCCGCTAGCCAGCCGCCGTGAGGGCAACCGCCACGAGCAGGACCCCGAACAGTGGTGGAGCGCGCTCGCCGCCGCCTGCCGCGAAGCCCTGTCCGGCATCGACGCCGACCGGATCCGCGGTCTCGCGATCGACGGCACCTCCGGCACGATCCTCCTCGCCGACGCGTCGGGCACCCCGCTCACGCCAGGACTGATGTACGACGACGGGCGCGCCGCCGAGCAGGCCGCCCGCGCCAACGCGGCGGGCGACGACGTCTGGCGGGAGCTCGGCTACCGCTCCATGCAGCCGTCCTGGGCCCTGCCCAAACTGCTCTGGCTCCTGGAACACGGGACCGCGACGGCCGGTACCGGGGCGGCCCGTCTTCTCCACCAGCCCGACCTGATCACCTGGCGGCTCGCGGGACACCAGGTGCCGAGCGACGCGAGCCATGCCCTGAAGACCGGCTACCACCTCGCCGAAGAGCGCTGGCCGCATCGGGAATTCGCCGAACTCGGCGTCCCCGAAGGCCTGTTGCCCGACGTCGTACGACCCGGCAGCGTCCTCGGCACCGTCTGCGCCGCGGCCGCCGAAGCCACCGGCATCCCCGAGGGCACCGCGATCGTCGCGGGCATGACCGACGGCTGCGCGGCCCAGATCGGCGCGGGCGCCCTCACCCCGGGCGCCTGGAACTCCGTGCTCGGCACCACCCTCGTCTTCAAGGGCATGAGCCCCCACCTGGTGCGCGACCCGGGCGGCGTCGTCTACTGCCACCGCGGCCCCGGCGACAGCTGGCTGCCCGGCGGCGCCTCAAGCAGCGGCGCGGGCGTCGTGGCCCGCGAGTTCCCCGGCGCCGACCTCGACGAACTCACCGTCCTGGCAAGCGAGTCCGACACGGACGCGGTGGCCTACCCGCTGGTGTCCACCGGCGGCGAACGCTTCCCCTTCCGTGCCCCGGACGCCGCGCCCTTCGTCATCGGCGCACCCGCGAACGAGGCCGAGCGCTTCCACGCCCACCTCCTCGGCGTCGCCTGCGTCGAGCGGCTCTGCTTCGACTACCTCGACCTGATCGGCGCCCCCGTCGACGGCCCGCTCACCCTCACCGGGGGCGGCGCCCGCAACCGCTACTGGAACCGGCTGCGCGCCGATGTCCTGGGCCGCCCCGTCTGGATCCCCGAACAGGCCGAGGGAGCCATCGGCATGGCGGTGCTCGCCGCCACCTCCAGCGGCGTACCGGTCCAGGATGCCGCGGCCGAGATGGTCCGCATCGGCGAGGAGGTCTTCCCCGACCCGGCGTGCACCGCCCGGTGGGCTCCCGTCTACCTCGACTTCGTCGACGCGCTCGTCGAGCGCGGCTGGCTGGACGCGGCCGTCGCCGCTCACGCACGGGAGCGCGCACACCGCACGCGCGCGACACAGGAACGGGCCGCACAAGAGCGCGCCGCACAGGAAAGGGCAGGGCAGTGA
- a CDS encoding histidine phosphatase family protein has product MTDFILVRHGETVWHDGNRYAGRTDVDLTPRGLRQAAALGAWAAGERVDAVVSSPLSRARLTAAPAADALGLRPRVDERLIEVDFGRGEGLTRDEMRERFPDELAAFLRDPVTHHLPGGEDPRAAAERAAESLTELATAFPEGRILVVAHSTLVRLLLCRQLGIPLADYRRVFPALHNGALTELRLREGQMSLIRLNAPAAVAPVPA; this is encoded by the coding sequence GTGACCGACTTCATCCTCGTACGCCATGGGGAGACCGTCTGGCACGACGGCAACCGCTACGCGGGACGCACCGACGTGGACCTCACACCGCGCGGCCTGCGCCAGGCCGCGGCGCTCGGCGCGTGGGCCGCGGGGGAGCGCGTCGACGCCGTGGTCAGCTCGCCGTTGAGCCGCGCCCGGCTCACCGCCGCGCCCGCCGCCGACGCGCTCGGGCTCCGGCCACGCGTCGACGAGCGGCTCATCGAGGTCGACTTCGGCCGCGGCGAGGGGCTGACCAGGGACGAGATGCGCGAGCGGTTCCCCGACGAGCTCGCAGCCTTCCTGCGCGACCCCGTCACCCACCACCTGCCGGGCGGCGAGGACCCGCGCGCGGCGGCGGAGCGGGCCGCCGAGAGCCTCACGGAGCTGGCGACGGCGTTCCCCGAAGGGCGGATCCTCGTGGTCGCGCACTCCACCCTCGTACGCCTCCTCCTCTGCCGCCAACTGGGCATCCCGCTCGCCGACTACCGGCGGGTCTTCCCCGCGCTGCACAACGGCGCCCTCACCGAACTGCGGCTGCGCGAGGGCCAGATGTCCCTCATCCGCCTCAACGCCCCGGCCGCCGTCGCCCCCGTACCCGCGTAA
- a CDS encoding 2-hydroxyacid dehydrogenase, which produces MSTTVLAAGDHFVLPRLLTEEVRGATEGTGAVEVRELTLPWPHTPFGRVGEVDEASGTEDEIIEALQGVEVCVTQMAPLTERILANCPDLKLMCVSRGGPVNANLEAATRHGVAVCYAPGRNAVATAEHTLTLLLAAARGVGDTHSDLRRGVWRGDYYDYDNCGIEIEGATVGLIGYGAIGSRVAKVLAAMGARVLVHDPYVRPESLVGGAEQVSLEELLTRSRIVSLHARVTEETTGMIGAAQLAKMPRGSVLVNCARGALLDYEAVCDALDCGQLAGAAFDVYPKEPVPADSRLLKTPGIVMTPHIAGGSQEVAHKAARIVAGEVGRFLRGEPLAHCANPEVFADRA; this is translated from the coding sequence ATGAGCACCACCGTCCTCGCCGCAGGCGACCACTTCGTCCTGCCCCGCCTGCTCACCGAAGAGGTCCGCGGGGCCACCGAAGGCACCGGCGCCGTCGAGGTCCGCGAACTCACGCTGCCCTGGCCGCACACCCCCTTCGGCCGCGTCGGCGAGGTCGACGAGGCGTCCGGCACCGAGGACGAGATCATCGAGGCCCTCCAGGGAGTTGAGGTCTGCGTCACGCAGATGGCGCCGCTCACGGAGCGCATCCTCGCCAACTGCCCCGACCTGAAGCTGATGTGCGTCAGCCGCGGCGGCCCGGTCAACGCCAACCTGGAGGCGGCGACCCGGCACGGCGTCGCCGTCTGCTACGCCCCGGGACGCAACGCCGTCGCCACCGCCGAACACACCCTCACCCTGCTCCTCGCCGCCGCGCGCGGCGTCGGCGACACGCACAGCGACCTGCGCCGCGGCGTATGGCGCGGCGACTACTACGACTACGACAACTGCGGCATCGAGATCGAGGGCGCCACCGTCGGCCTCATCGGCTACGGAGCCATCGGCAGCCGGGTCGCGAAGGTCCTGGCGGCGATGGGCGCGCGGGTCCTGGTCCACGACCCCTACGTGCGGCCGGAATCGCTCGTGGGCGGCGCCGAGCAGGTGTCCCTGGAGGAGCTGCTCACCCGCTCCCGCATCGTGTCGCTGCACGCGCGCGTGACCGAGGAGACCACCGGCATGATCGGCGCCGCGCAGCTCGCGAAGATGCCGCGCGGCTCCGTCCTCGTCAACTGCGCCCGCGGCGCGCTGCTCGACTACGAAGCGGTCTGCGACGCCCTGGACTGCGGACAGCTGGCGGGGGCCGCCTTCGACGTCTACCCGAAGGAGCCCGTGCCCGCCGACTCGCGCCTGCTCAAGACCCCCGGCATCGTCATGACGCCGCACATCGCGGGCGGCAGCCAGGAGGTCGCGCACAAGGCGGCCAGGATCGTGGCGGGTGAGGTCGGCCGCTTCCTGCGCGGCGAGCCGCTCGCCCACTGCGCGAACCCCGAGGTGTTCGCGGACCGGGCGTGA
- a CDS encoding phosphatidylinositol-specific phospholipase C/glycerophosphodiester phosphodiesterase family protein: protein MAPTTRRRALTTLGAALAGSVAIPAYAQAGERGHHPRPRPLVRAHAHNDYEHPRPLYDALDHRFNSVEADIYLVDGQLLVAHDPVDLDPTRTLESLYLDPLAARVRAQHGSVYRGFHRTPFQLLIDIKTEGASTYAELHRHLRPYRRLFTTYAYGKVRRSAITAVVSGDRAARAPMEAQKVRHAFYDGRLSDLGTAAPASLIPLISDNWTLNFGWQGTGPMPAAERDKLRGIVSAAHARGQRVRFWATPDLPGAQRDAVWGELLAAGVDHLNTDDLAGLEAFLDAHAR from the coding sequence ATGGCACCCACCACCCGTCGCAGAGCCCTCACCACCCTCGGCGCAGCGCTGGCAGGCAGCGTCGCGATACCCGCCTACGCGCAGGCGGGCGAGCGCGGTCACCACCCCAGGCCCCGCCCGCTGGTCCGCGCCCACGCGCACAACGACTACGAGCACCCCCGGCCCCTGTACGACGCGCTCGACCACCGCTTCAACAGCGTCGAGGCCGACATCTACCTCGTGGACGGGCAACTCCTCGTCGCCCACGACCCGGTGGACCTCGACCCCACCCGCACCCTCGAATCCCTCTACCTGGACCCCCTGGCCGCCCGCGTCCGCGCCCAGCACGGGTCCGTGTACCGCGGCTTCCACCGCACCCCCTTCCAGCTCCTCATCGACATCAAGACCGAGGGCGCGTCGACGTACGCCGAACTCCACCGTCATCTGCGGCCCTACCGGCGCCTTTTCACGACGTACGCGTACGGCAAGGTCCGCCGCTCCGCGATCACCGCGGTGGTCTCGGGCGACCGCGCGGCCCGCGCCCCGATGGAGGCGCAGAAGGTCAGGCACGCCTTCTACGACGGTCGGCTCTCCGACCTCGGCACCGCGGCGCCCGCCTCGCTCATCCCGCTGATCAGCGACAACTGGACGCTCAACTTCGGCTGGCAGGGCACGGGTCCGATGCCAGCCGCCGAACGGGACAAGCTGCGCGGCATCGTCTCCGCGGCCCACGCGCGCGGACAGCGCGTCCGCTTCTGGGCGACGCCCGACCTGCCCGGAGCACAGCGCGACGCCGTCTGGGGCGAACTGCTCGCCGCCGGTGTCGACCACCTCAACACCGACGACCTCGCCGGTCTCGAGGCGTTCCTCGACGCGCACGCCCGCTGA
- a CDS encoding phosphodiester glycosidase family protein — protein sequence MTRRRDRRFGAVGRALTALTALGTLAGAALTGAAPASGASPEAAAGPGTARTSAIAPGVSYGYFDIPTARGTARAHVLDVDLRDPRTGVGLLYPGAVAARAPVSALADGVGAVGGINGDFFNITETQHPGVEATGASVGPAIAEGHALKGAVPNGQRFGPAMPPGVTTEAVLGVGYDRRARMDDLSLDGVIRTPDARLPLGGLNQYALPVGSVGAFTSDWGAVSRVRSTCGTDTNRGAPCSTDTHEVTVRGGRVVAEADTPGSGPIARGSTVLVGRDAGAQQLRKLSPGDRVRVSHRLVAADSHIPFRFALGGYPVLRDGAPLPGLDPTASAVRTAAGIADDGRRLLLLSLDGSPEYRGGLTIAEVADTLRGLGATDGFSLDGGGSSTLVAATSTLVARAPGADAVTVRNNPSGGAERPVPNGIGVFSHT from the coding sequence GTGACGAGACGACGTGACAGACGGTTCGGAGCGGTCGGCAGAGCACTCACCGCACTGACCGCGCTCGGCACGCTGGCCGGTGCCGCTCTCACGGGAGCGGCACCGGCCAGCGGCGCTTCTCCGGAGGCCGCGGCCGGTCCCGGCACGGCGCGGACGTCGGCGATAGCGCCGGGCGTGAGCTACGGCTACTTCGACATCCCGACCGCGCGCGGCACGGCCCGCGCCCACGTGCTGGACGTGGACCTGCGCGATCCGCGTACCGGCGTCGGCCTGCTCTACCCGGGCGCGGTCGCCGCGCGGGCCCCCGTCTCCGCGCTCGCGGACGGCGTCGGCGCCGTCGGCGGGATCAACGGCGACTTCTTCAACATCACCGAGACCCAGCATCCGGGTGTGGAGGCGACCGGCGCGTCGGTCGGCCCGGCGATCGCGGAAGGACACGCGCTGAAGGGGGCGGTGCCGAACGGCCAGCGGTTCGGGCCCGCCATGCCGCCGGGAGTGACCACCGAGGCCGTACTCGGTGTGGGCTACGACCGGCGTGCGCGCATGGACGACCTGTCCCTGGACGGCGTGATCCGCACGCCCGACGCGCGGCTGCCGCTCGGCGGCCTCAACCAGTACGCGCTGCCCGTCGGTTCCGTCGGCGCGTTCACCAGCGACTGGGGCGCCGTCTCACGGGTGCGCTCCACCTGTGGCACCGACACCAACCGCGGCGCGCCGTGCAGCACGGACACCCATGAGGTGACGGTGCGCGGCGGGCGCGTCGTGGCGGAGGCCGACACGCCGGGCAGCGGCCCGATAGCCCGCGGCAGCACCGTCCTGGTCGGCCGCGACGCGGGTGCGCAGCAGCTGCGCAAGCTCTCCCCGGGCGACCGGGTGCGGGTCAGCCACCGCCTGGTCGCGGCCGATTCGCACATCCCGTTCCGCTTCGCGCTCGGCGGCTACCCCGTGCTGCGGGACGGCGCGCCGCTGCCCGGCCTTGACCCGACCGCGTCGGCGGTCCGCACGGCGGCCGGGATAGCCGACGACGGCCGACGGCTGCTGCTGCTCTCCCTCGACGGCTCGCCGGAGTACCGCGGCGGGCTGACCATCGCCGAAGTCGCCGACACACTGCGGGGGTTGGGCGCGACGGACGGCTTCAGCCTGGACGGCGGCGGCTCCTCCACGCTGGTGGCCGCCACCTCGACCCTGGTGGCGCGGGCGCCGGGCGCCGATGCCGTGACCGTGCGCAACAACCCCAGCGGCGGGGCGGAGCGCCCGGTGCCGAACGGCATCGGCGTGTTCTCCCACACGTGA
- a CDS encoding DUF779 domain-containing protein encodes MTHDEHEPHGSSPRVELTPGAADLVRRLTRDHGPLMFHQSGGCCDGSAPMCYPEGEFRTGASDVRLASLRVDGVAEPVGFWMSKSQYEVWSHTRLIVDVVPGRGSGFSLEAPEGVRFLIRSRLVGS; translated from the coding sequence ATGACCCACGACGAGCACGAGCCGCACGGCAGCAGCCCCCGCGTGGAGTTGACCCCCGGCGCCGCCGACCTGGTGCGGCGCCTGACGCGGGACCACGGGCCGCTGATGTTCCACCAGTCCGGCGGGTGCTGCGACGGCAGCGCGCCGATGTGCTACCCCGAGGGCGAGTTCCGCACCGGAGCGTCGGACGTGCGGCTCGCCTCGCTGAGGGTCGATGGCGTCGCCGAGCCCGTCGGGTTCTGGATGTCGAAGAGTCAGTACGAGGTGTGGAGCCACACCCGGCTGATCGTGGACGTCGTGCCGGGGCGCGGCAGCGGCTTCTCCCTGGAGGCGCCGGAAGGCGTCCGTTTCCTGATCCGTTCCCGGCTGGTCGGCAGCTAG